One Thunnus thynnus chromosome 18, fThuThy2.1, whole genome shotgun sequence genomic region harbors:
- the LOC137169473 gene encoding NLR family CARD domain-containing protein 3-like isoform X1: MIRGKTEQLSVLTGSTVIEHNTFNTDVIIYSKTSSFLHRVHQQSSEVLSGQSVQQHQTHLDSIFMLLEENIIKFVKNEMKKIQKVLSPDYSECLESQSEDEEVLDGEDEEQRRSSKEAFLKITLHFLRRMKQEELADCLQSRTCAPECRYKLKSNLKEKFQCVFEGIAKAGNPTLLNQIYTELYITEGGTAEVNDEHEVRQIETASRKPDRPETTIRQEDIFKASPGRDEPIRTVMTKGVAGIGKTVLTQKFTLDWAEDKANQDIHFTFPFTFRELNVLKEKKYSLVELVHHFFTETKEAGICRFEEFQVVFIFDGLDECRLPLDFHNNKILTDVTESTSVDVLLTNLIRGKLLPSARLWITTRPAAANQIPSECVGMVTEVRGFTDPQKEEYFRKRFRDEVQASTIISHIKTSRSLHIMCHIPVFCLITATVLEDVLKIREGGELPKTLTEMYIHFLVVQLKLKNIKYDGGAETDPHWNKKSRKMIESLGKLAFEQLQKGNLIFYESDLTECGIDIRAASKCSGVFTEIFKEESGLYQNKVFCFVHLSVQEFLAALHVHLTFINSGVNLLAEEQTTSCLSKVFKDKPKLNHLYQNAVDEALKSPSGHLDLFLRFLLGLSLQTNQTLLQGLLTQTGSSSQTNQETVKYIKKKISENLSSERSINLFHCLNELNDHSLVEEIQQYLRSGSLSTDKLSPAQWSALVFILLSSEKDLDVFDLKKYSASEEALLRLLPVVKASNKALLSGCNLSERSCAALSSVLSSQSSSLRELVLSNNNLQNSGVKLLSAGLESPHCTLETLSLSGCLVTEEGCASLVSALNSNPSHLRELDLSNNNLQNSGVQLLSAGLESPHCTLETLSLSGCLVTEEGCASLASALNSNPSHLRELDLSYNHPGKSGEKLLSAGLEDPHWRLDTLRLDHGRELRSRLYLKKYFCELTLDTNTLNRNLKLYDNNRKVTYVRENQSYPDHPDRFDYWEQLLCRNGLTGRCYWEVEWRGGVYISVTYRRISRKGNSVDCRFGHNYQSWSLSCSDDGYSVWHNKNYTSIPSSSYSSSSSSSSSSSSSSVSNRVAVYVDCPAGTLSFYRVSSDTLIHLHTFNTTFTQPLCAGFGLWSLGSSVSLCRLSEEESPPV, encoded by the exons ctgatgtcattatttattctaAGACTTCATCTTTTCTTCACAGAGTTCATCAGCAGAGCTCAGAAGTTCTCAGTGGTCAGTCTgtccagcagcatcaaacacacctggactccatatttatg ctgctggaggagaacatcaTCAAATTTGTGAAGAATGAGATGAAGAAGATCCAGAAGGTTCTGAGTCCAGATTACTCAGAATGCTTAGAGAGTcagagtgaggatgaggaggtgttggacggtgaggatgaagagcagaggaggagcagcaaagaggcatttctgaagatcacactgcacttcctgaggagaatgaagcaggaggagctggctgactgtctgcagagca gAACTTGTGCTCCAGAGTGTCGATAtaaactcaagtctaacctgaaggagaagttccagtgtgtgtttgaggggattgctaaagctggaaacccaacccttctgaatcagatctacacagagctctacatcacagagggagggactgcagaggtcaatgatgaacatgaggtcaggcagattgaaacagcatccaggaaaccagacagaccagaaacaacaatcagacaagaggacatctttaaagcctcacctggaagagatgaaccaatcagaacagtgatgacaaagggagtggctggcattgggaaaacagtcttaacacagaagttcactctggactgggctgaagacaaagccaaccaggacatacacttcacatttccattcactttcagagagctgaatgtgctgaaagagaaaaagtacagcttggtggaacttgttcatcacttctttactgaaaccaaagaagcaggaatctgcaggtttgaagagttccaggttgtgttcatctttgatggtctggatgagtgtcgacttcctctggacttccacaacaataagatcctgactgatgttacagagtccacctcagtggatgtgctgctcacaaacctcatcagggggaaactgcttccctcagctcgcctctggataaccacacgacctgcagcagccaatcagatcccttcTGAGTGTGTCggcatggtgacagaggtcagagggttcactgatccacagaaggaggagtacttcaggaagagattcagagatgaggtgcaggccagcaccatcatctcccacatcaagacatcacgaagcctccacatcatgtgtcacatcccagtcttctgcttgatcactgctacagttctggaggatgtgttgaaaatcagagagggaggagagctgcccaagaccctgactgagatgtacatccacttcctggtggttcagttGAAACTGAAGAACATCAaatatgatggaggagctgagacagatccacactggaataaaaagagcaggaagatgattgagtctctgggaaaactggcttttgagcagctgcagaaaggcaacctgatcttctatgaatcagacctgacagagtgtggcatcgatatcagagcagcctcaaagtgctcaggagtgttcacagagatctttaaagaggagagtgGGCTGTACCAGAACAAGGTGTTCTGTTTCGTccatctgagtgttcaggagtttctggctgctcttcatgtccatctgacattcatcaactctggagtcaatctgctggcaGAAGAACAAACGACATCCTGTTTGTCTAAAGTCTTTAAAGACAAACCTAAACTAAACCATCTCTACCAGAACGCTGTGGACGAGGCCTTAAAGAGTCCAAGCGGACACttggacttgttcctccgcttcctcctgggtctttcactgcagaccaatcagactctcctacaaggtctgctgacacagacaggaagtagctcacagaccaatcaggaaacagtcaagtacatcaagaagaagatcagtgagaatctgtcttcagagagaagcatcaatctgttccactgtctgaatgaactgaatgatcattctctagtggaggagatccaacagtacctgagatcaggaagtctctccacagataaactgtctcctgctcagtggtcagctctggtcttcatcttattgtcatcagaaaaagatctggatgtgtttgacctgaagaaatactctgcttcagaagaggctcttctgaggctgctgccagtggtcaaagcttcaaataaagctct GCTGAgtggctgtaacctctcagagagaagctgtgcagctctgtcctcagttctcagctcccagtcctctagtctgagagagctggtTCTGAGTAACAACAACTTGCAAAATTCAGGAGTCAAGCtgttgtctgctggactggagagtccacactgcacactggaaactctcag tcTTTCAGGATGTCTggtcacagaggaaggctgtgcttctctggtctcagctctgaactccaacccctcccatctgagagagcttgacctGAGTAACAACAACTTGCAAAATTCAGGAGTCCAGCtgttgtctgctggactggagagtccacactgcacACTGGAAACTCTGAG tctgtcaggatgtctggtcacagaggaaggctgtgcttctctggcctcagctctgaactccaacccctcccatctgagagagcttgacctgagctacaatcatccaggaaaGTCAGGAGAAAAActtctgtctgctggactggaggatccacactggagactggacactctcag GTTGGACCATGGTAGAGAGCTCAGGTCAAGACTTTATCTGAAGAAGT atttctgtgaactcacactggacacaaacacattaaacagaaacctcaaactgtatgacaacaacaggaaggtgacataTGTGAGAGAGaatcagtcatatcctgatcatccagacagatttgactACTGGgaacagctgctgtgtagaaatggtctgactggtcgctgttactgggaggtcgagtggagaggaggagttTATATATCAGTGACTTACAGAAGAATCAGCAGGAAAGGAAACAGTGTTGACTGTAGGTTTGGACATAATtatcagtcctggagtctgagCTGCTCTGATGATGGTTACTCTGTCTGGCACAATAAGAATTACACatccatcccctcctcctcctactcatcctcctcttcctcctcctcctcctcctcctcctcctctgtctctaacagagtagcagtgtatgtggactgtcctgctggcactctgtccttctacagagtctcctctgacacactgatccacctccacaccttcaacaccacattcactcagcctctgtgtgcTGGGTTTGGGCTCTGGTCTCTtggttcctcagtgtctctgtgtcgTCTGTCTgaggaagagtctcctcctgtgtag
- the LOC137169473 gene encoding NLR family CARD domain-containing protein 3-like isoform X2, whose amino-acid sequence MIRGKTEQLSVLTGSTVIEHNTFNTDVIIYSKTSSFLHRVHQQSSEVLSGQSVQQHQTHLDSIFMLLEENIIKFVKNEMKKIQKVLSPDYSECLESQSEDEEVLDGEDEEQRRSSKEAFLKITLHFLRRMKQEELADCLQSRTCAPECRYKLKSNLKEKFQCVFEGIAKAGNPTLLNQIYTELYITEGGTAEVNDEHEVRQIETASRKPDRPETTIRQEDIFKASPGRDEPIRTVMTKGVAGIGKTVLTQKFTLDWAEDKANQDIHFTFPFTFRELNVLKEKKYSLVELVHHFFTETKEAGICRFEEFQVVFIFDGLDECRLPLDFHNNKILTDVTESTSVDVLLTNLIRGKLLPSARLWITTRPAAANQIPSECVGMVTEVRGFTDPQKEEYFRKRFRDEVQASTIISHIKTSRSLHIMCHIPVFCLITATVLEDVLKIREGGELPKTLTEMYIHFLVVQLKLKNIKYDGGAETDPHWNKKSRKMIESLGKLAFEQLQKGNLIFYESDLTECGIDIRAASKCSGVFTEIFKEESGLYQNKVFCFVHLSVQEFLAALHVHLTFINSGVNLLAEEQTTSCLSKVFKDKPKLNHLYQNAVDEALKSPSGHLDLFLRFLLGLSLQTNQTLLQGLLTQTGSSSQTNQETVKYIKKKISENLSSERSINLFHCLNELNDHSLVEEIQQYLRSGSLSTDKLSPAQWSALVFILLSSEKDLDVFDLKKYSASEEALLRLLPVVKASNKALLSGCNLSERSCAALSSVLSSQSSSLRELVLSNNNLQNSGVKLLSAGLESPHCTLETLSLSGCLVTEEGCASLASALNSNPSHLRELDLSYNHPGKSGEKLLSAGLEDPHWRLDTLRLDHGRELRSRLYLKKYFCELTLDTNTLNRNLKLYDNNRKVTYVRENQSYPDHPDRFDYWEQLLCRNGLTGRCYWEVEWRGGVYISVTYRRISRKGNSVDCRFGHNYQSWSLSCSDDGYSVWHNKNYTSIPSSSYSSSSSSSSSSSSSSVSNRVAVYVDCPAGTLSFYRVSSDTLIHLHTFNTTFTQPLCAGFGLWSLGSSVSLCRLSEEESPPV is encoded by the exons ctgatgtcattatttattctaAGACTTCATCTTTTCTTCACAGAGTTCATCAGCAGAGCTCAGAAGTTCTCAGTGGTCAGTCTgtccagcagcatcaaacacacctggactccatatttatg ctgctggaggagaacatcaTCAAATTTGTGAAGAATGAGATGAAGAAGATCCAGAAGGTTCTGAGTCCAGATTACTCAGAATGCTTAGAGAGTcagagtgaggatgaggaggtgttggacggtgaggatgaagagcagaggaggagcagcaaagaggcatttctgaagatcacactgcacttcctgaggagaatgaagcaggaggagctggctgactgtctgcagagca gAACTTGTGCTCCAGAGTGTCGATAtaaactcaagtctaacctgaaggagaagttccagtgtgtgtttgaggggattgctaaagctggaaacccaacccttctgaatcagatctacacagagctctacatcacagagggagggactgcagaggtcaatgatgaacatgaggtcaggcagattgaaacagcatccaggaaaccagacagaccagaaacaacaatcagacaagaggacatctttaaagcctcacctggaagagatgaaccaatcagaacagtgatgacaaagggagtggctggcattgggaaaacagtcttaacacagaagttcactctggactgggctgaagacaaagccaaccaggacatacacttcacatttccattcactttcagagagctgaatgtgctgaaagagaaaaagtacagcttggtggaacttgttcatcacttctttactgaaaccaaagaagcaggaatctgcaggtttgaagagttccaggttgtgttcatctttgatggtctggatgagtgtcgacttcctctggacttccacaacaataagatcctgactgatgttacagagtccacctcagtggatgtgctgctcacaaacctcatcagggggaaactgcttccctcagctcgcctctggataaccacacgacctgcagcagccaatcagatcccttcTGAGTGTGTCggcatggtgacagaggtcagagggttcactgatccacagaaggaggagtacttcaggaagagattcagagatgaggtgcaggccagcaccatcatctcccacatcaagacatcacgaagcctccacatcatgtgtcacatcccagtcttctgcttgatcactgctacagttctggaggatgtgttgaaaatcagagagggaggagagctgcccaagaccctgactgagatgtacatccacttcctggtggttcagttGAAACTGAAGAACATCAaatatgatggaggagctgagacagatccacactggaataaaaagagcaggaagatgattgagtctctgggaaaactggcttttgagcagctgcagaaaggcaacctgatcttctatgaatcagacctgacagagtgtggcatcgatatcagagcagcctcaaagtgctcaggagtgttcacagagatctttaaagaggagagtgGGCTGTACCAGAACAAGGTGTTCTGTTTCGTccatctgagtgttcaggagtttctggctgctcttcatgtccatctgacattcatcaactctggagtcaatctgctggcaGAAGAACAAACGACATCCTGTTTGTCTAAAGTCTTTAAAGACAAACCTAAACTAAACCATCTCTACCAGAACGCTGTGGACGAGGCCTTAAAGAGTCCAAGCGGACACttggacttgttcctccgcttcctcctgggtctttcactgcagaccaatcagactctcctacaaggtctgctgacacagacaggaagtagctcacagaccaatcaggaaacagtcaagtacatcaagaagaagatcagtgagaatctgtcttcagagagaagcatcaatctgttccactgtctgaatgaactgaatgatcattctctagtggaggagatccaacagtacctgagatcaggaagtctctccacagataaactgtctcctgctcagtggtcagctctggtcttcatcttattgtcatcagaaaaagatctggatgtgtttgacctgaagaaatactctgcttcagaagaggctcttctgaggctgctgccagtggtcaaagcttcaaataaagctct GCTGAgtggctgtaacctctcagagagaagctgtgcagctctgtcctcagttctcagctcccagtcctctagtctgagagagctggtTCTGAGTAACAACAACTTGCAAAATTCAGGAGTCAAGCtgttgtctgctggactggagagtccacactgcacactggaaactctcag tctgtcaggatgtctggtcacagaggaaggctgtgcttctctggcctcagctctgaactccaacccctcccatctgagagagcttgacctgagctacaatcatccaggaaaGTCAGGAGAAAAActtctgtctgctggactggaggatccacactggagactggacactctcag GTTGGACCATGGTAGAGAGCTCAGGTCAAGACTTTATCTGAAGAAGT atttctgtgaactcacactggacacaaacacattaaacagaaacctcaaactgtatgacaacaacaggaaggtgacataTGTGAGAGAGaatcagtcatatcctgatcatccagacagatttgactACTGGgaacagctgctgtgtagaaatggtctgactggtcgctgttactgggaggtcgagtggagaggaggagttTATATATCAGTGACTTACAGAAGAATCAGCAGGAAAGGAAACAGTGTTGACTGTAGGTTTGGACATAATtatcagtcctggagtctgagCTGCTCTGATGATGGTTACTCTGTCTGGCACAATAAGAATTACACatccatcccctcctcctcctactcatcctcctcttcctcctcctcctcctcctcctcctcctctgtctctaacagagtagcagtgtatgtggactgtcctgctggcactctgtccttctacagagtctcctctgacacactgatccacctccacaccttcaacaccacattcactcagcctctgtgtgcTGGGTTTGGGCTCTGGTCTCTtggttcctcagtgtctctgtgtcgTCTGTCTgaggaagagtctcctcctgtgtag